Proteins from one Mercurialis annua linkage group LG7, ddMerAnnu1.2, whole genome shotgun sequence genomic window:
- the LOC126656087 gene encoding uncharacterized protein LOC126656087 encodes MADYDSNHQHPQQIPRETVLQALNTIIQLHFEKTLEKKRAIDLQKKDLHKLFLLFFIFLALVFMAETQPNRLQCRHCWAPIVLLSLAHLIFYVSVAQTLRCINGFKYQRRCHKLTLGLATEKLRELKMRLVSGEYGGGEDEGELEIHYQEPPESYFGKFKRNWALHFGFLIFIYGFMVSSSVVILCY; translated from the coding sequence ATGGCAGACTACGATTCAAATCATCAGCATCCACAACAAATTCCAAGAGAAACAGTTCTCCAAGCCCTAAACACAATCATCCAACTCCACTTCGAGAAAACCCTCGAGAAAAAAAGAGCCATCGACCTCCAAAAAAAGGACCTCCACAAGCTATTCCTCCTCTTCTTCATCTTCCTCGCGCTCGTCTTCATGGCGGAAACGCAGCCCAATCGCCTCCAATGCCGCCATTGCTGGGCCCCCATTGTTCTCCTATCTCTAGCCCACCTCATCTTCTACGTATCCGTGGCTCAGACGCTCCGGTGCATCAATGGTTTTAAGTATCAGAGACGGTGTCATAAGCTTACGCTCGGTTTAGCTACGGAGAAGCTGAGGGAGTTGAAGATGAGGCTGGTGAGCGGCGAGTATGGCGGTGGTGAGGATGAGGGGGAGCTGGAGATTCATTATCAAGAACCGCCAGAGAGTTATTTTGGTAAGTTTAAGAGGAACTGGGCTTTGCATTTTGGTTTCTTGATCTTTATTTATGGCTTCATGGTTTCTTCTTCTGTTGTTATTCTTTGCTATTAG